A window of Fretibacterium sp. OH1220_COT-178 contains these coding sequences:
- a CDS encoding Ig-like domain-containing alpha-2-macroglobulin family protein: MKQVCLVLFLVLFSWGAGPGECALPKGVQSFAPTGRVADNVSFRIVFKEPMVSKSEVGKAMAPKDFPFKVLPAIQAEGKWQNPRTFTVRLLAPLKKGTAYSAELREDLKNLKGNAIGSGTFRFQTDSLVPEGVRGAMGPNGQAALILDFNMPVAPKRLRGFLSVLDESGKELSYFFGGEHPSRTIRASVNLRDTSKAQKLFVKLSKGLTPQEGDLGLEEDRVFSVLFKPTLLVHRMAGEEGAISIRCNFEVDLEAARDFIAVEPSVPFTLNSGYDGEFTLNGDFGPRNRFVLTLRKGLPAKSGGVVLAEDFTQAVIMPDLEASVSLPSPGMYLTATGGGRIPLELVNVRKLQVDLWRLYENNIPYVIRGSYDSFQRDLARRVYSKEFELSLPLNERVRRALSLEELGGGKRGLFLLSARDLEGEYWEEQTQIINLSDMGLVARVWEDGLLLWANTLSSIQPVEGAEVRIYSSSKQVIAEGKTDADGIFTVQRPEPWGQAEDESPSLAVVSRGDDITFVRLSRGLISQETFETAGRPWLRSGYDAALFSPRDIYRSGEEAQFKAIVRNTDVMPPKPFPVLFIVRDPLNRKARQETVLLNDEGGALLTHALPSNAMTGLWNVSVVVPGKEDEPLARMGFHVEDFAPPRIEVKTETDSKYATHGQTVAVDVLARYLFGVEGAGLPARMFWSARSSGFVPTRARWKGYSFGDDSRKFSPVEGEFDEVVLDDSGKGQFSLTLDADWQAPSTIALNMRAEVQEDGGRWVSKSLTLPYYPAPWLLGIAAPEGVLAVKKDLDFKIAAIDPEENPADPGELTATLYRVSWNYNLVELDGYRRWQSSEELTQVEEKSVFLKDGTGTVSFNPKRWGTYLVRIADEGDNARAAYRFYADDPEYAERGGSQLLDRVEIDLDKEFYKAGETARVTLRSPFEGLLLFNVEGAKEISRKVLKVDKAETVVEVPVTADMVPNAWCTAWLIRPVVEEEAWGSHRAVGVACLKADLAPYRLDVAMEAPEKAEPAVSLPVTLTLKDFEGRPAKAEVSLALVDDAVLGLTGYRTPDLLHHFWGLKELNSQGYDLYDLLVPVESRGTELLHPAGGAVMAALAGSDTAQRFKILSLFQGVLSADASGVVRTELALPEFSGRGRLFAVVASGNRFGMAEQKVQIARSVVTEADLPRFAAPNDEFKAPITVFNTSEESRDVKIEILVQGGLKPADSEKVLSIGPKSSVRWETSVKALDPGTAVWSVRTSWVEEGVEKSFAQEIELPVRSPWPVVAKSGSGTFEAGETRIDIPKKDFAGEPLGSLTLADSPTVDLTRAVSYLLNYPHGCLEQTLSVAWPFLVLPEAVAQIDPLLVNNLLVKNKVDTAIARIQAMQLYDGSFGLWPGSTSTYSWGSVYAAHFLTEARKAGVNYPEEMLQGVLNWMKQFLASLPGNRYSTEEKDDFTAKAYAVYVLALNGEKPLGWIEYLKENQINMWPSGPIWLAGATALIEGRPDALRALGTGEGGKASAESRYATLESEVRNSAQLLSLWTEVDPGAPEVGTLVARLLKYGKENRWYGTQENASVMMALGRYSLKVGSEKSQLEGAVLDAEGKELLPFRSGASSAIALADLPASGGLLSLKGTGRGYYSWTITGTPKERPDPENRGLEVRSVWLDEKGKELDLGKPVPQGTRIQVELTLNPGLPIGNLAVSCLLPAGLELENPRLSDAEEGAQPYGVRSDIRDDRLLIFFDRLSGQTTYRFQVRAVTKGTFTVPPISAEGMYDPDVHFIGETPAALTVK; this comes from the coding sequence TTGAAGCAGGTTTGTCTCGTGCTGTTTCTGGTGCTGTTCTCGTGGGGGGCGGGCCCCGGAGAATGCGCTCTTCCCAAGGGCGTGCAGAGCTTTGCCCCCACGGGAAGAGTTGCGGACAACGTCTCCTTCCGTATCGTCTTCAAGGAACCCATGGTTTCTAAGAGCGAGGTCGGCAAGGCCATGGCCCCCAAGGATTTTCCCTTCAAGGTCCTGCCGGCGATCCAGGCCGAGGGCAAATGGCAGAATCCGCGAACCTTCACGGTCCGTCTGCTGGCGCCCCTGAAGAAGGGGACGGCCTATTCCGCCGAGCTCCGCGAGGATCTGAAGAATCTCAAAGGAAACGCGATCGGCTCCGGGACGTTCCGCTTTCAGACCGACTCCCTCGTCCCCGAGGGAGTCCGGGGGGCGATGGGACCCAACGGTCAGGCCGCTCTCATCCTGGATTTCAACATGCCCGTGGCTCCCAAGCGTCTGAGAGGTTTTTTGAGCGTACTGGACGAGTCGGGTAAGGAACTCTCTTACTTTTTTGGGGGGGAACACCCCTCCAGGACCATACGGGCCTCGGTCAATCTCAGGGACACAAGCAAGGCGCAAAAGCTGTTTGTGAAACTGAGCAAAGGACTGACCCCCCAGGAGGGGGACCTTGGGCTGGAGGAGGACCGCGTTTTTTCCGTGCTCTTCAAGCCGACGCTTCTGGTCCACCGCATGGCGGGCGAAGAGGGGGCGATCTCGATCCGCTGCAATTTCGAGGTGGACCTCGAGGCCGCGAGGGACTTCATCGCCGTGGAGCCGTCCGTCCCCTTCACCCTGAACTCCGGATACGACGGGGAGTTTACCCTGAACGGCGATTTCGGGCCGAGGAACCGATTTGTCCTCACCCTGCGCAAGGGACTGCCCGCCAAGAGCGGCGGTGTCGTCCTCGCGGAGGATTTTACCCAGGCCGTCATCATGCCGGACCTGGAGGCCTCCGTCTCCCTGCCCTCTCCCGGAATGTACCTGACGGCGACCGGAGGGGGGAGGATTCCCCTCGAGCTGGTCAACGTCAGAAAGCTTCAGGTGGATTTGTGGCGCCTCTACGAGAATAACATCCCCTACGTCATTCGGGGGAGTTACGACTCCTTCCAGAGGGATCTGGCTAGACGCGTCTACAGCAAGGAGTTCGAACTCTCCCTGCCTCTGAACGAGCGGGTGCGCCGGGCTCTCTCCCTGGAGGAGCTCGGGGGGGGCAAACGAGGGCTTTTTCTGCTCTCCGCCCGGGACCTGGAGGGAGAGTATTGGGAGGAACAGACCCAGATCATCAACCTGAGCGATATGGGCCTCGTGGCCCGCGTTTGGGAGGACGGCCTGCTGCTCTGGGCCAACACGCTCTCCTCCATCCAACCCGTCGAGGGAGCTGAAGTACGCATTTACAGCAGTTCCAAGCAGGTGATTGCCGAGGGGAAGACGGACGCGGACGGAATCTTCACGGTCCAGAGGCCGGAGCCCTGGGGGCAGGCGGAGGACGAGTCCCCCAGCCTGGCGGTCGTCAGCCGCGGAGACGACATCACCTTCGTCCGACTCAGCCGGGGGCTGATCTCCCAGGAGACCTTCGAGACCGCCGGTCGGCCCTGGCTGCGGTCCGGTTACGACGCGGCCCTCTTCTCCCCCAGGGACATCTACCGTTCGGGTGAGGAAGCGCAGTTCAAGGCGATCGTTCGCAACACCGACGTGATGCCCCCCAAACCCTTCCCCGTGCTCTTCATCGTGCGCGACCCCCTGAACCGAAAGGCCCGACAGGAGACGGTGCTCCTCAACGACGAGGGGGGGGCGCTCCTCACCCATGCGCTTCCCTCGAACGCCATGACGGGGCTCTGGAACGTCTCGGTCGTCGTTCCCGGCAAGGAGGACGAACCTTTGGCAAGGATGGGTTTCCACGTCGAGGACTTCGCTCCGCCGCGCATCGAGGTGAAGACCGAGACGGACTCCAAGTATGCGACTCATGGGCAAACAGTAGCGGTGGACGTCCTCGCCCGCTATCTTTTTGGTGTCGAGGGCGCGGGATTGCCGGCCAGGATGTTCTGGTCCGCCCGGTCGTCCGGGTTCGTTCCCACCCGCGCTCGGTGGAAGGGCTACAGCTTCGGAGACGATTCGAGGAAGTTCTCGCCCGTCGAGGGCGAATTCGACGAGGTGGTGCTCGACGACTCCGGCAAGGGGCAGTTCAGCCTCACGCTCGACGCCGACTGGCAGGCGCCGTCGACGATCGCACTGAACATGAGGGCCGAGGTCCAGGAGGACGGCGGACGGTGGGTCTCCAAGTCGCTGACGCTCCCCTACTATCCCGCCCCCTGGCTTCTGGGAATTGCGGCGCCCGAAGGGGTTTTGGCCGTCAAGAAGGATCTGGACTTCAAGATCGCAGCGATCGATCCCGAGGAAAATCCCGCGGATCCCGGCGAGCTCACGGCGACCCTTTATCGCGTCTCCTGGAACTACAACCTGGTGGAGCTGGACGGGTATCGGCGCTGGCAGAGCTCCGAGGAGCTGACTCAGGTCGAGGAAAAATCCGTCTTCCTGAAGGATGGCACAGGAACGGTATCCTTCAATCCTAAACGATGGGGCACCTATCTGGTCCGGATTGCCGACGAGGGGGACAACGCCCGTGCGGCCTACCGCTTCTACGCGGACGACCCCGAGTACGCGGAGCGCGGCGGCTCTCAGTTGCTCGACCGGGTTGAGATCGATCTGGACAAGGAGTTTTATAAGGCTGGGGAAACCGCCAGGGTGACGCTGCGCTCGCCCTTCGAGGGGTTGTTGCTGTTCAACGTCGAGGGGGCCAAGGAGATCTCCCGCAAGGTGCTGAAGGTCGACAAGGCGGAGACCGTCGTGGAGGTCCCCGTGACCGCGGACATGGTCCCGAACGCCTGGTGTACCGCATGGCTCATCCGTCCGGTCGTCGAGGAGGAGGCCTGGGGGAGCCATCGGGCCGTCGGTGTGGCGTGTCTGAAGGCGGATCTGGCCCCCTATCGCCTGGATGTCGCCATGGAGGCACCCGAGAAGGCGGAACCTGCCGTAAGTCTGCCGGTGACGCTGACGCTCAAGGATTTCGAGGGAAGGCCGGCGAAGGCCGAGGTCTCCCTGGCGTTGGTGGACGATGCCGTGTTGGGGCTGACGGGCTACAGGACCCCGGACCTTCTGCACCACTTCTGGGGCCTGAAGGAGCTGAACTCCCAGGGATACGACCTCTATGATCTCCTCGTCCCCGTCGAGTCCCGTGGGACGGAGCTCCTGCATCCGGCGGGAGGTGCGGTCATGGCGGCACTTGCCGGTTCGGACACCGCCCAGCGCTTCAAGATCCTCTCTCTGTTCCAGGGCGTCCTCTCCGCGGACGCGTCGGGCGTCGTGAGGACGGAGTTGGCCCTGCCGGAGTTCAGCGGGCGCGGAAGGCTTTTTGCCGTCGTCGCCTCGGGCAACCGATTCGGGATGGCGGAACAGAAGGTCCAAATCGCCCGCAGCGTGGTGACGGAGGCCGACCTGCCCCGCTTTGCAGCGCCGAACGACGAGTTCAAAGCCCCGATTACGGTGTTCAACACCTCCGAGGAGAGCCGTGACGTCAAGATCGAGATTCTGGTGCAGGGCGGATTGAAGCCCGCCGACTCGGAAAAGGTTCTCTCGATCGGTCCCAAGAGCTCCGTCCGATGGGAGACCTCCGTGAAGGCACTGGACCCCGGAACGGCGGTCTGGAGCGTCCGGACCTCATGGGTCGAGGAAGGCGTGGAGAAATCTTTCGCTCAGGAGATCGAACTGCCGGTCCGCTCTCCGTGGCCCGTCGTCGCAAAATCGGGCTCCGGAACCTTCGAGGCCGGGGAGACCCGCATCGACATTCCGAAGAAGGATTTCGCGGGCGAACCCCTCGGCAGCCTGACCCTTGCGGACTCTCCGACCGTGGACCTCACCCGGGCCGTCTCCTATCTTTTGAACTATCCTCACGGCTGCCTGGAACAGACTCTCTCCGTCGCCTGGCCCTTCCTGGTGCTTCCCGAGGCCGTGGCTCAGATCGATCCCCTTCTCGTCAACAACCTGCTGGTCAAGAACAAGGTCGACACCGCGATCGCCCGGATTCAGGCCATGCAGCTCTACGATGGTTCTTTTGGGCTGTGGCCTGGAAGCACCTCGACCTACAGTTGGGGCAGCGTCTATGCGGCGCACTTCCTCACCGAGGCGCGCAAGGCGGGCGTGAACTACCCCGAGGAGATGCTGCAAGGGGTCCTGAACTGGATGAAGCAGTTCCTGGCCTCCCTTCCCGGCAACCGTTATTCCACCGAGGAAAAGGACGACTTCACGGCCAAAGCCTACGCGGTCTACGTGCTGGCTTTGAATGGGGAAAAACCTCTCGGCTGGATCGAATATCTGAAGGAAAACCAGATCAATATGTGGCCGTCCGGCCCCATCTGGCTTGCGGGCGCAACGGCCCTGATCGAGGGGCGGCCGGACGCGCTGCGTGCGTTGGGCACCGGAGAGGGCGGCAAGGCTTCTGCGGAATCCCGATACGCGACCCTGGAGTCCGAGGTGCGTAATTCCGCGCAGCTCCTCTCCCTCTGGACGGAGGTGGACCCCGGGGCCCCCGAGGTCGGGACCTTGGTCGCGCGTCTCCTGAAATACGGGAAGGAGAACCGCTGGTACGGTACTCAGGAAAATGCATCCGTCATGATGGCCCTGGGTCGGTACAGTCTGAAGGTCGGCTCCGAAAAGTCCCAGCTCGAGGGAGCCGTGCTCGACGCCGAGGGAAAGGAGCTGCTTCCCTTCAGAAGCGGTGCATCGTCCGCGATCGCGTTGGCCGATCTTCCCGCCTCCGGCGGTCTTCTCTCCCTCAAGGGAACCGGCAGGGGGTACTACAGCTGGACGATCACGGGAACGCCGAAAGAACGCCCCGATCCCGAAAATCGTGGATTGGAGGTGCGAAGCGTCTGGCTCGATGAAAAGGGAAAGGAGCTCGACCTCGGGAAGCCCGTCCCCCAGGGCACACGGATTCAGGTAGAACTGACCTTGAATCCCGGTTTGCCCATCGGCAATCTGGCCGTCTCCTGTCTGCTTCCCGCGGGGCTGGAGCTCGAGAACCCGAGATTGTCGGACGCGGAGGAGGGGGCGCAGCCTTACGGCGTCCGCAGCGACATTCGGGACGACAGGCTGCTGATCTTCTTCGACCGCCTGTCCGGTCAGACGACGTACCGTTTCCAGGTCCGTGCCGTCACGAAGGGAACCTTTACCGTACCGCCCATCTCGGCGGAGGGCATGTACGATCCGGATGTCCACTTCATCGGCGAGACGCCCGCCGCGCTGACCGTTAAGTAA
- the rplS gene encoding 50S ribosomal protein L19 has product MNILNLVEQKYVKTEGVPDFRPGDTLRVHVKVTEGVRERIQVFEGIVIGRQHGGLSETFTVRKISNGVGVERIFPLHCPSIQKIEVKRLGKVRRAKLYYLRKLSGKAARIKERREFD; this is encoded by the coding sequence GTGAATATACTGAACCTTGTCGAGCAGAAGTATGTCAAGACGGAGGGGGTGCCGGATTTTCGCCCCGGCGACACTCTTCGCGTCCATGTGAAGGTGACGGAGGGCGTTCGTGAGCGCATCCAGGTGTTTGAGGGCATCGTGATCGGCCGCCAGCACGGTGGGCTGAGCGAGACCTTCACGGTTCGCAAGATCTCGAATGGCGTGGGAGTCGAGAGGATCTTCCCCCTCCATTGCCCCTCCATCCAGAAGATCGAGGTCAAGCGTCTGGGCAAGGTGCGACGCGCCAAGCTCTACTACCTCCGCAAACTGAGCGGAAAGGCCGCCCGCATCAAGGAACGCCGCGAGTTCGACTAA
- the trmD gene encoding tRNA (guanosine(37)-N1)-methyltransferase TrmD produces the protein MHVTIVTAFPEFFGDFLSTSILGRAVKKGLVRVDLVDLRNFGRGGYRQIDDYSFGSGGMVLAAPPLADALSFASQCGKAARPFVVYPSPQGCVLTQEVIETLASQDHVVILCGHYEGLDERFVEREVDLEVTVGDCVLTGGEIPAMAIVDAMSRLVPGVVGRGEAVAEDSFYRGMLDHPHYTRPASWEGMDVPKVLLGGNAADIRAWRRTRAVERTLARRPDLLSRAAIRDYLGGGAYLALIGDDAPFVSGHVFEVVQLCRTYGLGRPVFIVPNPGAFETISGLPEEFAPKVFGSLARALEWIERKEKDKDLLKVAVLNERRDGALHGLEVKRRCLGCGGPVLFLFPESAEDCGELGPEVLWTGLFGSEGTLPLTIRVAVALDRFLGAR, from the coding sequence ATGCATGTCACTATCGTGACCGCCTTTCCCGAGTTCTTCGGGGATTTTCTCTCGACAAGCATCCTGGGACGAGCTGTAAAAAAAGGGCTTGTCCGCGTGGATCTCGTCGATCTCAGAAATTTCGGTCGAGGAGGATATCGTCAGATCGACGATTACTCCTTTGGATCGGGGGGCATGGTCCTGGCCGCACCGCCCTTGGCGGACGCTCTGAGCTTTGCCTCGCAATGCGGTAAGGCCGCTCGTCCCTTCGTGGTGTATCCCTCGCCACAGGGGTGCGTATTGACTCAGGAGGTCATCGAGACCCTCGCGAGCCAGGACCACGTGGTGATTCTCTGCGGTCATTACGAGGGGCTGGACGAACGCTTCGTCGAGCGCGAGGTGGATCTCGAAGTAACGGTGGGGGACTGCGTTCTGACCGGCGGGGAGATTCCCGCAATGGCTATCGTCGACGCGATGTCCCGTTTGGTGCCGGGGGTTGTCGGCCGAGGCGAGGCGGTTGCGGAGGACTCCTTTTACAGGGGAATGCTCGACCACCCCCATTATACCCGGCCGGCCTCCTGGGAGGGGATGGATGTTCCTAAAGTTTTGCTGGGCGGAAACGCCGCGGATATCCGGGCTTGGCGGCGTACCCGGGCCGTGGAACGAACTTTGGCCCGTCGGCCCGACCTTCTTTCCCGGGCTGCGATCCGTGATTATCTCGGGGGAGGAGCCTATCTGGCCTTGATCGGGGACGATGCTCCCTTCGTCTCCGGACACGTCTTCGAAGTCGTTCAGTTATGTCGGACCTACGGCTTGGGACGGCCGGTTTTCATCGTTCCCAACCCCGGGGCCTTCGAGACGATATCGGGCCTCCCCGAGGAGTTCGCGCCAAAGGTTTTCGGCTCTTTGGCGCGGGCTCTCGAGTGGATCGAACGGAAGGAGAAGGACAAGGACCTTTTGAAGGTTGCGGTCCTGAACGAGCGACGCGACGGAGCGTTGCACGGCCTGGAGGTCAAGCGCCGTTGTCTGGGGTGTGGCGGTCCCGTGCTTTTTCTGTTCCCCGAGTCCGCGGAAGATTGCGGGGAGTTGGGCCCCGAGGTTCTCTGGACCGGCCTCTTCGGATCGGAGGGGACGCTCCCTCTGACGATCCGTGTCGCCGTTGCCTTGGATCGTTTTCTGGGAGCGCGGTGA
- the rimM gene encoding ribosome maturation factor RimM (Essential for efficient processing of 16S rRNA) codes for MSTSSRSEGTSPGGPPEGKVVIGRVSSPHGIRGELSIVPLTDFPERFQRMDTVDLYRGDVFLRTLEVRRIRFNEGRDTLILESDLRDRDEAKAVSGAQILIAAEDRVELPEGRFWIDDLIGLSVEDMEGHPLGTVENILSAGACETYEIRGIDGRLHYVPAVEEFVRDIDLEQGRIRLSLIEGLWD; via the coding sequence ATGTCGACATCGTCGAGGAGTGAGGGGACCAGCCCCGGAGGGCCTCCCGAGGGTAAGGTCGTCATCGGACGCGTCTCCTCGCCCCATGGGATTCGAGGAGAGCTGTCCATAGTTCCCCTGACGGATTTTCCAGAGCGTTTTCAGAGGATGGATACCGTCGATCTCTACAGGGGCGACGTTTTTTTGCGGACGCTCGAGGTGAGACGCATTCGTTTCAACGAGGGCAGGGACACTTTGATCTTGGAAAGCGATCTTCGGGATCGGGATGAGGCCAAGGCCGTATCGGGTGCCCAGATTCTCATTGCGGCCGAGGACCGCGTCGAATTGCCGGAAGGACGCTTTTGGATCGATGACCTCATCGGCCTGAGTGTGGAGGACATGGAGGGCCATCCCCTGGGTACGGTCGAGAATATCCTTTCGGCCGGTGCTTGCGAGACGTACGAAATTCGGGGGATCGACGGACGGTTGCATTACGTACCGGCGGTGGAGGAATTCGTTCGGGATATCGATCTTGAGCAGGGTCGGATACGCCTCTCTCTGATCGAGGGGCTTTGGGATTGA
- a CDS encoding KH domain-containing protein, translated as MVNYKELVEFIAKYLVTQPEVVSVECGEEENGIKVMIRVAHEDVGRIIGKRGATINAIRLLAKAAAVKAGERVDVDIVEE; from the coding sequence ATGGTCAATTATAAGGAGCTCGTCGAGTTTATCGCCAAATACCTCGTAACTCAGCCGGAGGTCGTCAGCGTGGAGTGCGGTGAGGAGGAAAATGGGATCAAGGTCATGATTCGCGTCGCCCATGAGGACGTCGGACGGATCATCGGGAAACGGGGGGCCACGATAAACGCGATTCGGCTTTTGGCCAAAGCGGCCGCCGTCAAAGCCGGAGAGCGGGTGGATGTCGACATCGTCGAGGAGTGA
- the rpsP gene encoding 30S ribosomal protein S16, producing MAVRIRLSRQGRKKAPFYRLVVADSRSPRDGQFIELIGTYNPMTDPAAVAINEDRALYWLSVGAQPSDTARGLLKKQGIWEKFESAKAR from the coding sequence ATGGCAGTACGAATTCGTTTGTCGCGTCAAGGAAGGAAGAAAGCCCCGTTTTACAGGCTGGTGGTTGCGGACTCGCGTTCGCCTCGGGACGGTCAGTTTATCGAACTGATCGGGACCTACAATCCCATGACGGACCCGGCAGCCGTGGCCATCAACGAGGATCGCGCGCTCTACTGGCTGAGCGTCGGAGCCCAGCCCTCGGATACGGCCAGAGGACTTTTGAAGAAACAGGGCATCTGGGAGAAATTTGAGAGCGCCAAGGCCCGCTAG
- the ffh gene encoding signal recognition particle protein codes for MFEALKTKLESALSRLRGKGKLSEADVDLALREIRKSLLEADVDFKVVRELVERIRERAVQLDVLESISAAQHISTVVYEELIALMGDPAPLAIAPKPPTVVLMVGLQGSGKTTTTVKLARRLKDSHSPLVVACDLRRPAAVDQLRVLAEQSKVAFFGPEKGEQDVLKVVRGAAQYAASRLHDVILLDTAGRLHVDPELMEELSSVAGTLPPHEKLLVVDAMMGQEAVNVARSFHELLSLTGLVLTKLDGDARGGGALAIRAATGVPVKFAGVGEGTDALEVFDSRRMASRIMGMGDIQGLLEKVQAAGAEDTARIAESIKGKAFTLETLLLQFQQIEKMGPLGKVMEMIPGVGRIKGLDASQMDDSILRRNKAIIQSMTRAERLNPRIIKGSRRRRIALGSGTSVQMVNQLLAQYEQMKKLFKTFSSGGKGPNLRSLFGRSGRFF; via the coding sequence ATGTTCGAGGCCCTGAAAACAAAATTGGAGTCCGCGCTTTCCCGGCTGCGCGGTAAGGGAAAGCTCTCCGAGGCCGACGTCGATCTCGCGCTCCGGGAGATACGCAAATCGCTCCTCGAGGCGGATGTCGACTTCAAGGTTGTCCGTGAGCTTGTCGAGAGGATCAGGGAACGGGCCGTGCAGCTCGATGTCCTGGAATCCATCTCCGCGGCGCAGCACATCTCGACCGTCGTCTACGAGGAATTGATCGCCCTCATGGGGGATCCGGCTCCACTCGCCATCGCTCCGAAACCACCGACCGTGGTCTTGATGGTCGGCCTTCAGGGCAGCGGAAAGACGACGACAACCGTCAAGCTGGCCCGACGCCTCAAGGATTCTCATAGCCCGCTGGTTGTGGCCTGCGATCTTCGCCGTCCTGCCGCCGTGGATCAGCTGCGGGTTCTGGCCGAGCAGTCGAAGGTCGCTTTTTTCGGCCCGGAAAAAGGGGAGCAGGATGTCCTGAAGGTCGTGCGGGGTGCGGCCCAATATGCAGCCTCCCGCCTGCACGATGTGATTTTGCTCGATACGGCCGGGCGGCTTCATGTGGACCCGGAACTGATGGAGGAGCTGTCCTCCGTTGCCGGGACGCTGCCTCCGCACGAAAAATTGCTGGTGGTCGATGCGATGATGGGCCAAGAGGCCGTCAACGTCGCACGCTCCTTCCACGAACTGTTGAGCCTGACGGGATTGGTCTTGACCAAGCTGGACGGCGACGCCCGCGGCGGCGGGGCTTTGGCCATACGGGCCGCGACGGGCGTTCCCGTAAAATTCGCGGGGGTCGGAGAGGGGACGGATGCCCTGGAGGTCTTCGATTCCCGTCGTATGGCGAGCCGTATCATGGGCATGGGGGATATTCAGGGCCTGCTCGAGAAGGTCCAGGCCGCCGGTGCGGAGGATACCGCCCGGATAGCCGAGAGCATCAAGGGCAAGGCGTTCACACTGGAAACCCTATTGCTTCAGTTCCAGCAGATCGAAAAGATGGGCCCCCTGGGCAAGGTGATGGAGATGATCCCCGGTGTGGGGCGCATCAAAGGGTTGGATGCGTCTCAGATGGACGATTCCATCCTTCGCCGCAACAAGGCGATCATTCAGTCCATGACGCGCGCCGAACGTCTCAATCCCCGCATCATCAAGGGCTCGAGGCGAAGGCGCATCGCTTTGGGTTCCGGGACGTCCGTTCAAATGGTAAATCAGCTGCTGGCGCAGTACGAGCAGATGAAAAAACTCTTCAAGACCTTCTCTTCGGGGGGGAAAGGCCCCAATCTTCGCTCCCTCTTCGGAAGGTCGGGACGCTTTTTTTGA